The genome window TTATTTACCGCTCCATGGTCTGCTGTTAAGAAAACGGTGTAGTTCCCTTTTCCTACTTCTTGATCTAAAGCCTTTAAAAAACGCGCTATATCCCTGTCTAATCTTAAATAAGTATCTTCTATCTCTACAGAGTTCACCCCATATTGATGCCCTATATAATCCGTACTAGAAAAACTTACCGCTAGAAAGTCTGTAATGGCATCCTTCCCCATTTCTTCCTTCTTCAATGCTTCGATGGCAAAATCTGCTACGATGCTATTGCCGTATGGTGTTGCTTTTATAAGACTGTAATTTCCATTTTCACCTCTTAATTTCTTTAAGTCATAAGGGAAAACAGCAGTTTCTTTTCCTCTTGGAGCTTTTTCAAAGTCATTGAGATCTGATCCACTTGCTGTGTAAGTTTCTAAGGGATATAAAGTATTCCAAGTTTTTAAATACGCATCTGCTTTTTTTGAAGCATTAAAGTCTGTCACCCATTGTGGTAATTGTTCCATATAAAAAGTGCTGGAGATAAAGTTTCCTTGATCGCTTCCTTCAAACCAGTAAGCAGCATCTGCAGCATGACCAGCTGGTAAAATAGCGCCGCGATCTTTAATAGAAATGCCTATCACCTTTGCTTGTCCTTGTGTTTGTAATTCTAATTGGTCTGTTATGGTGGTTGTTAACATTCTGCGTGGTGACATTTTACCTTCATCACTCTCTGTCCCTACTCCTGTAACCTGGTTGTCATCTGCATTATAAATGACTTTGTCGTCAAATTTATCGTACCAATTATTCCCTATAATACCGTGATTCATAGGTGAGGTTCCTGTATAAATAGATGCGTGTCCAGGAGCTGTATAGGTAGGTACAAAATTGTAATGATTGTTGGTAAGTTGATAGCCTTCCTTGATCAATCGTTTAAAACCATCCTCACTATACCTATTGTAAAACCGGCTTAAATAATCGTATCGCATTTGATCTACCACTATTCCAACTACCAGTTTTGGACCATCTTGCTCTGCCTTAGAAGAGTTTAAAGGAGTCTGTTGAGTAGAAGTATCTGGTTGTTGATCTCGCTTTCGCGAAAGCGTGCTACAAGAAGTTACCAATACAAAAGCAACTATTAAAAGGAGTACATTTTTCATCAAAAGTTATTTACTGCAAAAGTAACCTTTGAAAAAAAGAACAAGTTTAAGAAAGCATTAAATTGTGAGAGATATTTTTTTATCTACTTTTACCAACGATGAGATTTTTAAGACACATAGGTCGTTATATGATCATGCTTTTTAGCGTTTTTAGGCGACCGACTAAAGCAATCGTTCTTAAAGAATTGATTCTTAAAGAAATAGACGATTTAATAATAGGCTCCTTAGGGATTACCGCATTCATATCTTTATTTATGGGAGCGGTGGTTGCACTACAAACTTCTTTAAACCTGGACAACCCTTTGATTCCCAAATCCCTGATAGGTTTTGCCACCAGACAATCCATTATTTTAGAATTTGCTCCTACGTTTATATCGGTAATTATGGCCGGTAAGGTAGGTTCTTATATCACCTCAAGTATAGGATCTATGCGTGTTACAGAGCAAATAGACGCACTGGAGGTAATGGGTATCAACTCGCTTAATTATTTGATCTTTCCTAAGATTATTGCTTTACTTTTCTATCCTTTTTTAATTGCGATCATCATGTTTGTGGGGATAAGTGGTGGCTATCTGGCAAGCGTTTATGGGAACTTGGTAAGTTCAGAAGACTTTATAGTGGGCTTACAAGAAACTTTTATACCATGGCACATTGCTTATGCATTTATAAAAACCATGTTTTTTGGAATTCTTCTGGCTACGATACCCAGTTACCACGGTTATTATATGGAAGGTGGTGCCCTAGAAGTAGGAAAAGCGAGTACTACTAGTTTTGTATGGACTTGTGTGGCTATAATTATATCCAATTATATTTTAACTCAATTACTGCTTAGCTAATGATACAGGTAAATGATTTACGAAAGAGCTTTGGCGGCGAGGAAGTTTTAAAGGGAATTAC of Nonlabens sp. Ci31 contains these proteins:
- the pafA gene encoding alkaline phosphatase PafA, with protein sequence MKNVLLLIVAFVLVTSCSTLSRKRDQQPDTSTQQTPLNSSKAEQDGPKLVVGIVVDQMRYDYLSRFYNRYSEDGFKRLIKEGYQLTNNHYNFVPTYTAPGHASIYTGTSPMNHGIIGNNWYDKFDDKVIYNADDNQVTGVGTESDEGKMSPRRMLTTTITDQLELQTQGQAKVIGISIKDRGAILPAGHAADAAYWFEGSDQGNFISSTFYMEQLPQWVTDFNASKKADAYLKTWNTLYPLETYTASGSDLNDFEKAPRGKETAVFPYDLKKLRGENGNYSLIKATPYGNSIVADFAIEALKKEEMGKDAITDFLAVSFSSTDYIGHQYGVNSVEIEDTYLRLDRDIARFLKALDQEVGKGNYTVFLTADHGAVNNPAYLQSRNINAGYFDRSDFREKLNKALVEKFSSDELISNISNDQIFFNKANVMKNKINPIDLENFIASIILDYKHIDKVFTRNALVSGTMPDGTGKLIQNGFHHKRSGDVIYVLEPAVISYSKTGSTHGSSQSYDTHVPLLFYGNGIKQGSSSKRTEIIDIAPTISSLLKISFPNGATGNPISEVLRK
- a CDS encoding MlaE family ABC transporter permease, translated to MRFLRHIGRYMIMLFSVFRRPTKAIVLKELILKEIDDLIIGSLGITAFISLFMGAVVALQTSLNLDNPLIPKSLIGFATRQSIILEFAPTFISVIMAGKVGSYITSSIGSMRVTEQIDALEVMGINSLNYLIFPKIIALLFYPFLIAIIMFVGISGGYLASVYGNLVSSEDFIVGLQETFIPWHIAYAFIKTMFFGILLATIPSYHGYYMEGGALEVGKASTTSFVWTCVAIIISNYILTQLLLS